Proteins from one Prinia subflava isolate CZ2003 ecotype Zambia chromosome 4, Cam_Psub_1.2, whole genome shotgun sequence genomic window:
- the LOC134549258 gene encoding tuftelin-interacting protein 11-like yields the protein MNLDWDEVTRALHAQGCRVKMPPHTSSDSLSEDEDVPVKRQKEKQWSRAERSQLSPQAGKQVTMEESHPKIKKEREDLRYEHFADRTLVDFGSWERHTKGIGQKLLQKMGYVPGRGLGKNAQGIINPIEVKQRKGRGAVGAYGSERTPQSLQDFPVVDSEEETEEEFQKELSQWRKDLRGGKKKPRYSYKTVEDLKAKGTISRQLAAPQKDLSQVKVIDMTGREPKVYYSYSQISHKHNILNDSPQHPLGKDSKPQGFALPELEHNLQLLIDTTEQEIIQSDRQLQYERDTVVNLSHEIQKMAEVLSHEEKAIRNLRKVLDMVENCERRMHPGCENPLTLDECAEIFETLQDKYCEEYRMSDKVDLAVAIVYPLMKEYFKNWDPLKDCTYGTEIIAKWKRLLENRQLLSHSGQDLSTDAFYRLMWEIWMPYVRNIVAQWQPRNCGCMVDFLASWVNIVPLCILDNILDQLIFPRLQKEVESWNPLTDTVPIHSWIHPWLPLMQARLEPLYSTICNKLANALQKWHPSDSSAKLILQPWKDVFAPSSWEAFMVKNIVPKLRLCLNELIINPHQQHMDAFYWVIDWEGMISVSSLIGLLDKHFFPKWLQVLCSWLSNSPNYDEIIKWYLGWKSMFSEQVLAHPSIKDKFNEALDIMNRAVSSSVGGYMQPGAWENIAYLMHTERRRDLQHEAVQEQHKTENMAQRGIGAARSMPVSFKDLIQSRAEEHNIIFTPVIGKRHEGKQLYTFGRIVIYIDRGVVFVQGEKTWVPTSLQSLIDMAKRGPYRN from the coding sequence ATGAACCTGGACTGGGATGAGGTTACCAGAGCCCTCcatgcccagggctgcagggttAAAATGCCCCCTCACACCTCGTCTGACTCCCTGTCTGAGGATGAGGATGTGCCtgtgaaaaggcagaaagagaagcagtggagcagagcagaacgGTCCCAGTTGAGCCCACAAGCTGGGAAGCAGGTGACCATGGAGGAGTCCCATCCCAAGATcaagaaggagagggaggatcTCAGATATGAGCACTTTGCTGACAGGACTTTAGTGGATTTTGGCAGCTGGGAGAGACACACCAAAGGAATTGGGCAGAAGCTTCTCCAGAAGATGGGCTATGTCCCTGGAAGGGGTCTGGGGAAGAATGCTCAAGGAATCATCAATCCTATCGAGGTCaagcagaggaaaggcagaggtgctgtggGTGCTTATGGCTCCGAGAGGACTCCACAGTCCTTGCAGGACTTCCCTGTGGTGGACTCAGAAGAGGAAACTGAGGAGGAATTTCAGAAGGAGCTCAGCCAGTGGCGGAAGGACCTGAGAGGAGGCAAGAAAAAGCCTAGGTACAGCTACAAGACAGTGGAAGATCTGAAAGCCAAGGGCACTATCAGCAGGCAGCTTGCAGCCCCTCAGAAGGATCTGTCCCAGGTCAAGGTGATTGACATGACGGGCCGGGAGCCAAAGGTTTATTACAGCTACAGCCAGATCAGCCACAAGCACAACATCCTTAATGACAGCCCCCAGCATCCCCTGGGCAAGGACTCCAAGCCCCAGGGCTTTGCCTTGCCCGAGCTGGAGCACAACCTGCAGCTGCTCATCGACACCACGGAGCAGGAGATCATCCAGAGCGACCGGCAGCTGCAGTACGAGAGGGACACGGTGGTCAACCTGAGCCACGAGATCCAGAAGATGGCTGAGGTGCTGTCCCATGAGGAGAAGGCCATCAGGAACCTCAGGAAGGTGCTGGACATGGTGGAGAACTGTGAGAGACGGATGCATCCAGGCTGTGAGAACCCTCTGACCCTGGATGAGTGTGCAGAGATCTTTGAGACCCTGCAGGACAAGTACTGTGAGGAGTACAGGATGTCAGACAAGGTGGACCTGGCAGTGGCCATAGTTTATCCCCTCATGAAGGAATACTTCAAGAACTGGGATCCCCTCAAGGACTGTACATACGGCACAGAGATCATAGCCAAGTGGAAGCGTCTTCTGGAAAACCGTCAGCTGTTATCCCACAGTGGCCAGGACCTGTCAACAGATGCTTTTTACAGACTGATGTGGGAGATCTGGATGCCCTATGTCAGAAACATCGTGGCACAGTGGCAGCCTAGAAACTGTGGATGCATGGTGGATTTCTTGGCTAGCTGGGTGAATATTGTTCCTCTGTGCATACTGGATAACATTCTGGATCAGCTCatcttccccaggctgcagaaggagGTGGAGAGCTGGAACCCGCTGACGGACACGGTGCCCATCCACTCGTGGATCCACCCCTGGCTGCCGCTGATGCAGGCACGGCTGGAGCCGCTGTACTCGACCATCTGCAACAAGCTGGCCAACGCCCTGCAGAAGTGGCACCCCAGCGACTCCTCTGCCAAGCtcatcctgcagccctggaaagATGTGTTCGCTCCCAGCTCATGGGAGGCTTTCATGGTCAAGAACATCGTGCCTAAACTCAGACTGTGTCTGAATGAACTCATCATCAACCCTCACCAGCAGCACATGGACGCCTTTTATTGGGTGATTGACTGGGAAGGGATGATTTCTGTCTCCAGCCTCATTGGGCTGCTGGATAAACACTTCTTCCCAAAGTGGCTGCAGGTGCTCTGCTCTTGGCTCAGTAACAGCCCCAACTACGACGAGATCATCAAGTGGTACCTGGGCTGGAAGTCCATGTTCTCAGAACAGGTGCTGGCACATCCCTCCATCAAAGACAAGTTCAATGAGGCCCTTGACATCATGAACCGGGCCGTGTCCTCCAGCGTGGGTGGGTACATGCAGCCGGGTGCCTGGGAGAACATCGCGTACCTGATGCACACGGAGCGGCGCAGGGACCTCCAGCACGAGGccgtgcaggagcagcacaagaCTGAGAACATGGCCCAGCGTGGCATCGGCGCTGCCCGCTCCATGCCTGTGAGCTTCAAGGACCTcatccagagcagggctgaggagcacAACATCATCTTCACGCCCGTCATCGGGAAGCGGCACGAGGGCAAGCAGCTCTACACCTTCGGCAGGATCGTCATCTACATCGACAGGGGCGTGGTGTTCGTGCAAGGGGAGAAGACCTGGGTGCCCACCTCGCTGCAGAGCCTCATCGACATGGCCAAGAGAGGCCCCTACAGGAACTGA
- the LOC134549298 gene encoding RNA-binding motif protein, X-linked 2-like: protein MNPLTKVRLISELNSREVQLGVPEAASWHAQYRDSAWIFVGGLHHGLTEGDVICVFSQYGEVVNINLVWDKRTGKSKGFCFLCYEDQRSTILAVDNFNGIKIKGRTIRVDHVAKYRPPKESEDWDEVTRALHAKGCGVKTPPHTSSDSLSEDEGVPVNRQKEKQRSRAGQSKSSPQTGNKVSTGEPHPRIKIKKEKEDPGYERYAGGSSCRKRSRTQREEEQQQHQRHLDRREDKNCHKQRGQSGSWEEREKREKREKREEGGRRSDGHCSCQHLSPRGGRLRDPHSRHRE from the coding sequence ATGAACCCCCTGACCAAGGTGAGGCTGATCTCGGAGCTGAACTCGCGGGAGGTGCAGCTGGGCGTGCCGGAGGCGGCGTCGTGGCACGCGCAGTACCGCGACAGCGCCTGGATCTTCGTGGGCGGGCTGCACCACGGGCTGACCGAGGGAGATGTCATCTGCGTCTTCTCGCAGTACGGAGAGGTCGTCAACATCAACCTCGTGTGGGACAAGAGGACCGGCAAGTCCAAGGGCTTCTGCTTCCTGTGCTATGAGGACCAGAGGAGCACCATCCTGGCCGTGGATAACTTCAATGGCATCAAGATCAAGGGACGGACCATCCGCGTGGACCACGTGGCCAAATACCGGCCCCCCAAGGAGTCTGAGGACTGGGATGAGGTGACCAGAGCCCTCCACGCCAAGGGCTGTGGGGTCAAAACGCCACCTCACACCTCGTCTGACTCCCTGTCTGAGGATGAGGGTGTGCCTGTGAATAGGCAGAAGGAGAAGCAgcggagcagagcaggacagtcAAAGTCGAGCCCACAAACTGGGAATAAGGTGAGCACAGGGGAGCCCCATCCCAGGATCAAGAtcaagaaggagaaggaggaccCTGGGTATGAGCGCTATGCTGGtgggagctcctgcaggaagaggagcaggacGCAGcgggaagaggagcagcagcagcaccagcggCACTTGGACAGGAGGGAGGACAAGAACTGCCACAAGCAGAGGGGCCAGAGTggctcctgggaggagagggagaagagggagaagagggagaagagggaggagggtggcaggaggagTGATGGGCACTGCAGTTGCCAACATTTGTCACCCAGGGGAGGGAGATTGAGGGATCCCCACTCCAGGCACAGGGAATGA
- the LOC134549297 gene encoding DNA/RNA-binding protein KIN17-like — MGKSDFLSPKAIANRIKSRGLQKLRWYCQMCQRQCRDENGFKCHCMSESHQTQLLLASENPQQFMDYFSEEFRVDFLGLLRRRYGTKRVHNNVVYNEYVSHREHIHMNATQWETLTDFTKWLGREGLCKVDETPKGWYIQYIDRDPETVRRQQEQERKKKQDLGDEEKTAKFIEHQVRRGLEGKELEMPVYTELNREKKEEKVTFNLNKGASSSIAASCKTRVLEQNALKMVERAVKRKAAAHSSGQPKEKEKKSALDEIMELEEEKKRTTQTDYWLQPEIIVKVVTKKLGEKYYKKKAVVKEVIDKYTAVVRVIDSGHKLKLDQTHLETVIPAPGKKVMVLNGGYRGNEGILESINEKRFSVTITIDSGPFKGHRVEDIQYEDVSKLA, encoded by the coding sequence ATGGGGAAGTCGGATTTCCTCAGCCCCAAGGCCATCGCCAACCGCATCAAGTCCAGGGGGCTGCAGAAGCTGCGCTGGTACTGCCAGATGTGCCAGAGGCAGTGCCGCGATGAGAACGGCTTCAAGTGCCACTGCATGTCCGAGTCCCACcagacacagctgctgctggcttcagAAAACCCCCAGCAATTCATGGATTACTTCTCTGAGGAATTCCGGGTTGATTTCCTGGGGTTGCTCAGGCGGCGATACGGGACAAAGAGAGTCCACAACAATGTTGTGTACAATGAATACGTCAGCCACCGGGAGCACATCCACATGAATGCCACGCAGTGGGAGACGCTGACTGACTTTACAAAGTGGCTGGGGAGAGAAGGGCTTTGCAAAGTTGATGAGACTCCTAAAGGCTGGTACATCCAGTACATCGACAGGGACCCAGAGACCGTCCGCAGGCAGCAAGAAcaagagaggaagaagaagcagGACCTTGGTGATGAAGAAAAAACTGCTAAATTCATTGAACATCAAGTCAGAAGAGGTTTGGAGGggaaagaactggaaatgccagTCTATACTGAACTgaacagagagaagaaagaagaaaaagttacGTTTAATTTAAACAAAGGAGCAAGTTCTTCCATAGCAGCATCTTGTAAAACAAGAGTCCTTGAGCAGAATGCACTGAAGATGGTGGAGCGGGcagttaaaagaaaagcagcagctcacagctctgGTCAGCccaaagagaaagagaagaaatctgCACTTGATGAGATCATGGAGCttgaagaggagaagaaaagaacaaCTCAAACAGACTACTGGTTACAGCCTGAAATAATTGTAAAAGTTGTAACAAAAAAGCTTGGAGAGAAGTACTACAAGAAGAAGGCAGTTGTTAAGGAAGTGATTGACAAATACACAGCAGTTGTGAGGGTGATTGACTCTGGGCACAAGCTGAAGCTTGATCAGACACATCTAGAAACTGTAATACCAGCACCAGGCAAGAAAGTGATGGTGTTAAATGGTGGGTACAGGGGAAATGAAGGCATTTTGGAATCCATCAATGAGAAGAGGTTTTCAGTGACAATAACCATTGACTCGGGACCTTTTAAAGGGCACAGAGTTGAAGATATTCAGTATGAAGATGTCTCCAAACTTGCCTGA
- the LOC134549299 gene encoding peptidyl-prolyl cis-trans isomerase-like 4: MAVLLETAVGDLVIDLYTEERPRTCLNFLKLCKVKYYNYCLIYNVQRDFMIQTGDPVGTGCGGESIFCQLYGDQARYFEAEKLPRIKHKKKGTVSMVNNGSGQHGSQFLITTGENLDYLDGVHTVFGEVTEGMDVLQTINETFVDKDFIPYQDIRINHTVILEDPFDDPPGLCVPDHSPEPTKEQLDSGRIGADEEIDDMKGRSAEEMEEVQAEKEAKTRAILLEMVGDLPDADIKPPENVLFVCKLNPVTRAEDLEIIFSRFGPIKSCEVMRDWKTGESLCYAFIEFEKEEDCEKAYLKMDNVLIDDRRIHVDFSQSVAKMKWKGKGGRYTKECFKDYEKECDKPSKYALKEKVKPKQDAKYDLVLDEDVEKCHTSQSHLAKKHKKKKHHYSEDDEKRSEKLKYSDRKHEEHCRDRTKGKKKDRHRSRSHSRERDYTYSRQKGKYR; this comes from the coding sequence atggcagtgctgctggagaccGCAGTGGGTGACCTGGTCATCGACCTGTACACGGAGGAGCGGCCCCGTACTTGTCTGAATTTCCTGAAGCTCTGCAAAGTCAAGTACTACAACTATTGTCTTATTTATAATGTACAGAGGGATTTTATGATCCAAACTGGTGACCCCGTGGGAACTGGCTGTGGAGGGGAATCCATCTTTTGTCAACTGTATGGTGATCAAGCCAGATAttttgaggcagagaagttGCCCAGAATCAAGCACAAGAAGAAGGGAACCGTGTCAATGGTGAATAATGGCAGTGGTCAGCATGGATCACAGTTCCTCATTACCACAGGGGAAAACCTGGATTACCTTGATGGTGTACATACAGTGTTTGGAGAAGTGACAGAAGGCATGGATGTATTGCAGACAATCAATGAAACCTTTGTAGATAAGGATTTTATCCCATATCAGGATATCAGGATCAATCACACAGTCATCTTAGAGGATCCCTTTGATGATCCACCTGGCTTGTGTGTTCCAGATCACTCACCAGAACCTACAAAGGAACAGCTGGACAGTGGCAGAATAGGAGCAGATGAAGAAATTGATGACATGAAAGGACGGTCTGCAGAAGAAATGGAGGAAGttcaggcagaaaaagaagcaaaaactCGTGCTATTCTTCTGGAAATGGTGGGAGACCTACCAGATGCAGACATCAAGCCACCAGAAAATGTGCTGTTTGTGTGTAAACTGAATCCAGTGACCAGAGCTGAAGACCTGGAGATAATATTTTCACGCTTTGGTCCCATTAAAAGTTGTGAAGTGATGCGAGACTGGAAGACTGGTGAATCTCTTTGCTATGCTTTCATAGAGTTTGAAAAGGAGGAAGACTGTGAGAAAGCCTACTTGAAAATGGACAACGTGCTGATAGATGACAGACGGATCCATGTGGATTTTAGCCAGTCTGTTGCAAAGATgaaatggaagggaaaaggTGGGCGGTATACCAAGGAATGTTTCAAGGACTATGAGAAGGAATGCGATAAACCTTCAAAATATGCTctgaaagaaaaggtaaaaccAAAGCAGGATGCCAAGTATGACCTGGTGCTGGATGAAGATGTAGAAAAGTGTCACACAAGTCAGTCACATTTAGCTaaaaaacacaagaagaaaaagcacCACTACTCTGAAGATGATGAAAAGAGGAGCGAAAAATTGAAGTATTCTGACCGAAAGCATGAAGAACACTGTAGGGATAGGACCAAGGGTAAGAAGAAAGACAGGCATCGGAGCCGCAGCCATTCTCGGGAGAGAGATTACACTTACAGTAGGCAAAAAGGCAAGTACAGATGA